One stretch of Arachis hypogaea cultivar Tifrunner chromosome 20, arahy.Tifrunner.gnm2.J5K5, whole genome shotgun sequence DNA includes these proteins:
- the LOC112785602 gene encoding uncharacterized protein: MDGQLGTNREDTPDENSIGGVYNLAPHLLNKFPELHSLEGKGSIKIHAAKAGEKMSMVIDNRDTFWMWRNYPQESKGEFSLLSSFIPMPILAFHGLNVAKVACGNEYIVALVSTEESNNGEDLVCYSYGFNNHGQLGLGNRENMAHPEVVKTFDEESPWTIYDIACDAAHTALLTRKKKSTELESKYWTFGLGDNGQLGHGTTQSALFPTPVQDLPQDISLIGIDCGLFYTSVVSSSGDVLSWGMEKGLGLCPDVGCGSSDSSDALSPLRKLCVSYQPKFPDPVQVACGAAHAVIVVRDGYNVWSWGRGRCGVLGTGNELDCYTPYQANAKLYHVVADKISLALEVKLVLEWINPNPKFNNKYNPMNTFGGDRPQRRLNTHDGSCFCGLKIVIKKYGTAENPNRLFRACPRYRKGSHYNYFKWVDDDDYQVVDVCGTKKDAGTDMEVESDYDEWRVKVAWKLGSLEVEVRDLKLLIILMFGVVVILYCLLCTSK, translated from the exons ATGGATGGTCAACTTGGCACTAACAGAGAGGACACACCTGATGAAAATTCTATTGGTGGAGTTTATAACCTAGCACCCCACCTATTGAATAAGTTTCCCGAATTGCACTCACTTGAAGGAAAAGGATCAATTAAG ATACATGCTGCCAAAGCAGGAGAAAAGATGTCTATGGTTATTGATAATCGTGACACCTTCTGGATGTGGAGAAACTACCCACAAGAAAGCAAAGGTGAATTCTCTCTTCTAAGTAGTTTCATTCCAATGCCAATACTGGCCTTTCATGGCCTTAATGTTGCCAAGGTTGCATGTGGAAATGAGTATATTGTAGCATTGGTTAGTACCGAAGAATCAAACAATGGTGAAGATTTGGTTTGCTACTCTTACGGTTTTAACAACCATGGCCAGTTAGGATTGGGGAATAGGGAGAACATGGCACATCCAGAAGTTGTGAAAACATTTGATGAGGAGTCCCCTTGGACAATTTATGACATAGCATGTGATGCTGCTCACACTGCCTTGCTCACTCGCAAAAAGAAATCTACCGAGTTGGAAAGCAAGTACTGGACTTTTGGCCTTGGGGATAATGGCCAACTCGGGCATGGAACAACCCAAAGCGCATTATTTCCTACCCCTGTTCAAGACTTGCCGCAAGATATATCTCTTATTGGTATCGATTGCGGCTTGTTTTATACAAGTGTGGTTTCCTCATCAGGGGATGTGTTGTCATGGGGAATGGAGAAGGGTCTTGGCTTATGCCCTGATGTTGGTTGTGGTTCATCAGATTCAAGTGATGCCCTCTCACCCTTGCGTAAACTGTGTGTTTCATACCAACCTAAGTTTCCAGATCCGGTTCAAGTTGCATGTGGAGCTGCACATGCTGTTATTGTTGTGCGGGATGGATATAATGTGTGGTCTTGGGGTAGGGGGCGATGTGGAGTTCTTGGAACCGGTAACGAATTGGATTGTTATACCCCCTACCAAG CAAATGCCAAGCTGTACCATGTTGTTGCTGACAAGATAAGTCTTGCTTTAgaagtcaaattagtccttgagTGGATAAATCCTAATCCCAAATTCAACAATAAATACAACCCCATGAACACTTTCGGTGGCGATAGACCTCA GAGGAGGTTGAATACTCATGACGGATCATGTTTCTGTGGGCTGAAGATTGTGATTAAAAAATATGGGACAGCAGAGAATCCGAATAGATTATTCCGTGCATGTCCAAGGTACCGG AAGGGCAGTCACTACAATTATTTTAAGTGGGTTGATGATGATGACTATCAAGTAGTGGATGTATGTGGTACAAAGAAAGATGCAGGAACTGATATGGAGGTTGAAAGTGACTATGATGAATGGAGGGTGAAGGTGGCATGGAAATTGGGCAGTTTAGAAGTTGAAGTTAGAGATTTGAAACTGCTAATAATTTTGATGTTTGGAGTAGTTGTGATACTCTATTGTTTGTTATGTACTTCTAAATAA